One Puniceicoccaceae bacterium genomic region harbors:
- the murJ gene encoding murein biosynthesis integral membrane protein MurJ, with protein MNSKSIRQMSTLVLSTGGSRLLGLVRDVAFFSSFGTGLIASAFLMAFTLPNLFRRLLGEGALASAFIPVFSQNWNCDPKSGFRLLNQTLTRLLLYFGGGIALASILLLGFHHQYDLPEKWSVTLPMLVMLLPYAVMICMAAILTAALNVFGKFFLASLSPIFLNLAMISALLAGNYLFPAGSLSLAIMLCVGVLCGGLLQFLLPAAQLVGHQWLPQVNLQPSPELQRLRQLFLTATGGAAILQVNILVTRLIAYQHSDAAVSQLYLASRLTELPLGMFAVAIYTVLFPLLSGFAARADHARFSETCKHGILLSYGITMPAAVGLALLAQPIISVLFQWGKFTSHDVVQSAPVLSIYAASVPCYAIIALLTRVFHSRQEMRSPVQVSAIALVLNATLSIGLMIPFGVLGLASANVITSLVQLCLLVGLLRHRDWIDSLGSMLSPLLRMSAAAVFMGFCVVGLSWWLPKPATGEIALQILALGTHIATGVLSYALACWLMGLRSWFSKPTDRIS; from the coding sequence ATGAATTCAAAAAGTATTCGGCAAATGAGTACGCTGGTACTCTCCACTGGAGGGTCTCGCCTTTTGGGATTGGTCCGGGATGTTGCCTTCTTTTCTTCGTTTGGAACGGGTCTGATCGCCTCAGCCTTTCTCATGGCTTTCACCCTGCCCAATCTTTTTCGCAGGCTATTGGGTGAAGGAGCGTTGGCATCCGCCTTCATTCCCGTTTTCAGCCAAAACTGGAACTGCGACCCCAAATCGGGGTTTCGCCTCTTGAACCAGACTCTGACGCGACTGCTGCTCTATTTCGGCGGAGGGATTGCCTTGGCTTCCATCCTCTTGCTGGGTTTCCATCATCAGTATGACCTGCCTGAGAAATGGTCCGTCACCTTGCCCATGCTTGTCATGCTGTTGCCCTATGCGGTGATGATTTGCATGGCTGCGATCCTCACCGCAGCGCTCAATGTCTTCGGCAAATTTTTCCTAGCTTCACTCTCCCCGATTTTCCTCAATCTCGCCATGATCAGTGCCCTGCTGGCAGGCAACTATCTCTTTCCTGCCGGTTCCCTGTCACTCGCGATCATGCTCTGCGTCGGGGTGCTGTGCGGAGGTCTGCTTCAGTTTCTCCTTCCCGCTGCGCAGCTGGTGGGGCACCAATGGCTCCCTCAGGTCAACCTGCAGCCCTCCCCGGAACTCCAACGACTCAGGCAACTTTTCCTCACCGCAACGGGCGGAGCTGCCATTCTTCAGGTCAACATTCTCGTCACGCGTCTGATCGCCTACCAGCATTCCGATGCTGCAGTGTCACAGCTCTACCTTGCGAGTCGTCTGACAGAACTTCCACTTGGCATGTTTGCAGTCGCAATCTACACCGTGCTGTTTCCGTTGCTGTCCGGATTTGCAGCACGGGCGGATCACGCCCGCTTCTCCGAAACCTGCAAGCATGGCATTCTGCTTTCATACGGCATCACAATGCCTGCTGCAGTGGGTCTGGCCCTGCTTGCACAACCCATCATCTCAGTGCTCTTTCAATGGGGCAAGTTCACGAGTCATGACGTGGTCCAGAGCGCACCAGTGCTCAGTATCTACGCTGCCAGTGTCCCGTGCTACGCCATCATCGCTCTGCTGACCCGCGTCTTTCACTCCCGACAGGAGATGCGGTCTCCGGTTCAGGTATCCGCGATCGCTTTGGTACTCAATGCCACCCTTTCTATAGGTTTGATGATTCCCTTCGGCGTGCTCGGACTGGCAAGTGCCAATGTCATCACCTCACTGGTACAGCTTTGTCTGCTGGTTGGGCTGCTTCGGCATCGCGACTGGATCGACTCACTGGGCAGCATGCTCTCCCCTTTGCTACGCATGTCGGCTGCCGCCGTATTCATGGGTTTTTGCGTCGTGGGTTTGAGCTGGTGGCTGCCCAAACCCGCCACCGGGGAGATTGCTTTGCAGATTCTAGCTCTCGGGACCCATATTGCAACGGGTGTGCTGAGCTATGCACTGGCCTGTTGGTTGATGGGGCTGCGCTCCTGGTTCAGCAAACCTACCGACCGCATATCCTGA
- a CDS encoding phosphate acyltransferase, whose translation MLFLERLKEQLQRHPKRIVFPEGADPRIIQAARQFVTSQLGVPILLGDRRVIKDRAQQLNINLDRIRLVEPSRTDELELYVERIREIPHFSQFPDEANRERLLDTNTYAAMMVANGQADGVVSGATTMASSALRPLIRILPKQPHVSTVSSLLILDVKVDEEERRLLFLADSAVIPDPTSRQLMDIALTTACLHQHLTNDVPRIAMLSYTTHAQDARDPRVVKMQEATELARAKIAELRLPFHVEGELQADAALDSFTARIKGLSGQVSGNANVLIFPDLLASNIASKMVQCLAGCRSYGQILTGFVRPAAEISRSASAHDILGTAVIVAAQAVDHRLLFSDSRP comes from the coding sequence GTGTTATTTCTCGAAAGACTCAAGGAACAATTGCAGCGCCACCCGAAGCGAATTGTGTTCCCCGAGGGAGCAGACCCTCGCATCATTCAGGCGGCCCGTCAGTTTGTTACCAGCCAGCTCGGGGTTCCCATCCTGTTGGGAGATCGGCGGGTGATCAAGGATCGGGCACAGCAGCTCAACATCAATCTCGACCGAATCCGACTGGTGGAACCCTCTCGCACGGACGAGTTGGAGCTTTACGTTGAGCGAATCAGGGAGATTCCGCATTTTTCACAATTCCCGGACGAGGCCAATCGCGAGCGTCTGCTCGACACCAATACCTACGCAGCGATGATGGTTGCCAATGGCCAGGCGGATGGTGTGGTTTCGGGTGCTACAACGATGGCGTCGAGTGCTCTGCGTCCACTGATCCGCATCCTTCCGAAGCAGCCTCATGTCTCAACGGTATCGTCCCTGCTCATTCTGGATGTCAAGGTCGACGAAGAGGAGCGGCGGTTGTTGTTCCTGGCGGATTCGGCAGTCATCCCCGACCCGACCTCGCGGCAGTTGATGGACATCGCACTGACTACGGCTTGCCTGCATCAGCACCTCACGAATGATGTGCCTCGCATCGCCATGCTCAGCTACACGACACATGCACAGGATGCCCGTGACCCCCGGGTGGTCAAGATGCAGGAGGCAACTGAACTCGCCCGAGCCAAAATTGCAGAGTTGCGCCTCCCCTTTCATGTAGAGGGTGAACTGCAGGCGGATGCCGCTCTGGATTCCTTTACTGCACGCATCAAGGGATTGAGCGGACAGGTTTCCGGCAACGCCAATGTGCTGATTTTTCCGGATCTGTTGGCGAGCAACATTGCCTCCAAGATGGTGCAATGCCTTGCCGGTTGCCGCAGTTATGGGCAAATTCTGACCGGATTTGTGCGTCCCGCAGCTGAGATTAGTCGCAGTGCGAGTGCCCATGATATTCTGGGGACGGCGGTGATCGTGGCCGCTCAGGCAGTCGATCATCGCCTGTTGTTCAGTGATTCCAGACCATGA
- a CDS encoding AAA family ATPase, which yields MIEDEKTYRGQLLKHPTNRSTKRIFVAGTRMNEGKTTTCLGLFSAIQRVNPNLGFIKPIGQRFVHVGGNMIDEDTVLFNSTYRIAAPIESMSPVAIDPTLTRRFLDNPDEYSPQLVDRMCRGFDRAAFEKDYIIIEGSGHAGVGTVFDMSNAQVAKCLGGKVIIVSSGGIGRPVDEIEMNRALFEKHGVEVIGAILNKVLPDKLEFIREYGGKGLRRLGIELLGVIPMVKELTAPNLQQIVEVTKGRWLNGEQRGKHARILNVIIGAMTAKVITDYFRPGVLVIVPGDREDVLFAAMSSQRFTSEQGGVSGLILTRNVLPTPKMMEFLRQTDLPVIICEDESYSIASKINGMTVKTQPEDSDKIPLIQRTIMDSIDVDKIFGAFE from the coding sequence ATGATTGAAGACGAAAAAACCTACAGGGGGCAATTGCTGAAGCACCCGACCAACCGTTCGACCAAACGGATTTTTGTGGCAGGCACACGCATGAACGAGGGAAAGACTACCACCTGCCTCGGACTGTTCTCGGCCATCCAAAGGGTCAACCCGAATCTGGGCTTCATCAAACCCATCGGGCAGCGCTTTGTGCATGTGGGCGGCAACATGATTGATGAGGATACCGTGTTGTTCAACTCGACCTACCGGATCGCTGCCCCCATCGAATCGATGAGTCCTGTGGCAATTGATCCCACGCTCACCCGGCGGTTTCTGGACAATCCGGATGAATATTCGCCGCAGCTCGTGGACCGCATGTGCCGGGGCTTTGACCGAGCTGCGTTTGAGAAAGATTACATCATCATCGAGGGAAGTGGACATGCGGGTGTCGGCACGGTTTTTGACATGTCCAATGCTCAGGTTGCAAAGTGCCTGGGCGGCAAAGTCATCATCGTCTCATCCGGTGGCATTGGGCGTCCCGTTGATGAAATTGAGATGAATCGTGCGCTGTTTGAAAAACACGGTGTGGAGGTGATTGGGGCAATCCTGAACAAGGTATTGCCCGACAAGCTTGAGTTTATCCGCGAGTACGGTGGTAAGGGGTTGCGGCGACTGGGCATTGAGCTGCTTGGCGTCATCCCCATGGTCAAGGAATTGACAGCTCCAAATCTGCAGCAAATCGTCGAAGTGACAAAAGGTCGCTGGCTCAACGGAGAGCAACGTGGCAAGCATGCCCGCATTCTCAATGTCATCATCGGAGCCATGACGGCCAAGGTGATCACCGACTATTTTCGACCCGGGGTATTGGTGATCGTGCCAGGAGACCGGGAGGATGTACTCTTTGCTGCGATGTCCTCGCAGCGCTTCACCTCTGAGCAGGGTGGCGTTTCCGGGTTGATTCTGACGCGCAATGTACTGCCAACGCCGAAGATGATGGAGTTTCTCAGGCAGACCGACTTACCTGTGATCATTTGTGAGGATGAGAGTTATTCCATTGCTTCCAAAATCAATGGAATGACGGTGAAGACACAGCCTGAGGATTCGGACAAGATTCCATTGATCCAACGCACG